CTCTTATTGGATGAGGCACAAAAGGTAGGAGTAAAGGTTTGCTTCCATCTTGAACCATACTCCGGGCGTAATCCGGAGAATCTGAAAGAAAATATGAAGAAGCTTATTGATAAATATGGTAATCATCCGGCTTTTTATAAAGTTGATGGTAAGCCGATGTTCTTTATCTATGATTCATATAATATTGAGGCAGAAGAATGGGCAAAACTGTTAAGTCCAAATGGTGCAATTACAATAAGGAATACCGCCTATGATTCTTATGTGATTGGTTTGTGGCTTGACAACGTAGATAAACAGGGCCCTGTAATCCTTAATTCTCACTTCGATGGATTTTACACCTACTTTTCTTCTCTCGGATTCAACTATGGTTCTACTCCTACAAATTGGAATACGATGCAAAAATGGGCGGAAAATAACAACAAGATCTTTATTCCAAGTGTTGGCCCGGGATATATAGATACGCGTATCCGTCCATGGAATACGCCTGCCACCCGTAACCGGAATAATGGTAGATATTATGATGTCATGTACGGAAAAGCAATAGAGTCGAAAGCATCTTTCATATCCATAACATCATTTAATGAATGGCATGAAGGATCACAGATAGAACCGGCTACACCATACACTGGCTCAGCATTTACTTATCTGGATTATGAGAGTTTAGCTCCGGATTATTATTTAACAAGAACCGCTCATTGGATCAAGGAGTTTCGAAAGAGCAGAAATTAAACTCACTTCACATACTTAATCAATATCTAAAACCGGAAACAATGAAAAAGAAAAACATGTTGACTATTCAGATTTTATTGTTTGTATCTGTCTTCTTATTCAGCTGTAACAATAATTTAGATCTGAACGAAAAAACAGAGGATAATACAAACACCTCTGTACTAAAGAACACGGCATTATCTACAGAGAATTTAGATTATAATACTTTTGGATTTTACTATAACTGGTATGGTAATGCAGAATTCGATAACGGATATTTCCATTGGGGACACGATATACTTCCGGGGCCGGGGCAAAGTACCAGTCCTGGTTATATACCGGGGACGAATGGTGATATTGCTGCTAACTTTTATCCTCAGTTAGGGACCTATAGCAGTAAAGATCCGGTCTTAATAAGAATGCACATGGAGATGTTTGTCCGTTCGCGAGTCGGTGTTGTAGCCTTGTCATGGTGGAATGAATCGGGTACCTCCGAACCGGAAAAAATATCTTCGCTTCTTAATATAGCTAATGAATACGGTCTTAAAGTATGTTTTCATATAGAACCTTATTCAGGCCGAAATGCAGCATCTATGAAAGAAAGTATTACTCACTTAATTGATACCTATGGAGGACATCCGGCTTTTTACAGGCTGAAGGGCAAACCTGTTTTCTTTATTTACGATTCTTATCTTACTTCGGCTTCCGACTGGGCTACTCTATTAAGTCCCGGAGGTAGCAGAACGATAAGGAATACTCCGTATGATTCTCATGTTATCGGATTATGGTTGAATAATATGAGTTCGCAGCCATCCGTTATTTTAGGTGCTAATTTTGATGGATTCTATACCTATTTTGCATCTGATGGCTTCACTTTTGGTTCCACATCATCTAATTGGGCTTCAATGCAAACTTGGGCAAAACAAAATAATAAGCTGTTCATTCCAAGTGTTGGTCCCGGGTATATAGATACCCGAGTTCGTCCTTGGAACGATGCTACTACCCGCAATCGTAACAATGGTCAGTATTATGACAATATGTACCGAAAAGCAATAGACACGGGTACTGAATATATTTCTATCACTTCTTTTAATGAATGGCATGAAGGGTCACAAATAGAACCGGCTGTACCATTCAGTAGTTCTTCCTTTACTTACTCAGACTATGGCAGTCTTTCTCCCGACTATTATTTGGATAGGACTGCTTATTGGGTCAGTGAGTTTGTTAAAAATAAGCAACAAGCTAGAGCAGAACTATATATTAATGGCCGAGATGGAGGATATATTGATTTTGGTCATAGCCCTGAATATTCAAATTTTGGAGAAAATGGGAAACAAGCATTTACGGTGGAATTGTGGCTTAAATTGAAATATACAGAAGCTTTTGGTAGTGTAGTATCATGCTTTAATGAGGACAGTCAGACCCAGACTCGTAAAGGATGGGTAATCAATAGTTTTCATAATTCGAGGCTTAGGATGACACTCGGCTTGGAAAATTGGGGGTTATTGGAACCGGGCTTTGATTTCTCTACGACCGGGCAATGGGTACATTTTGCTGCTGTAGTGGATGAGAATGGTATAAACGAAGAACAAATTAATGGAAAGCCTGTGGTTTTAAAAGTTTATCAGAATGGAATACTGAAAGACCAGAGTACATCCTTTGATGGAGGAAATTATTTGTCAAATTATTTACAGACACCAATGATTGCTTTTGGCCAGCCTGCGGGTGTAGGAGGAATGACCAGCGATTGGAGGCTTTCCGGTTATATAAAAGATTTTCATATCTGGAAGAGTGCAAAATCGGAAGGTACTATCAGAAAAATTATGAATAAAGATATCGATGTTACAGGCTTTGAACCTGATCTGGTATGCGGATGGAGATTCAATTCTGTTCCGGTAAATAATCAGGATATAAAAGATCTGACAGGTAGATATTCAGCACGATTAGTCGGTGATTACCAGTGGATATCACTTCAATAGACCATATTTTAAAACTTTTTATAGAATCTAATTATTCTTACATTATGAAACACATTTTTAATTTTTTGACCTTATTAGCCTTCTCTTTACTTGTATTTTCGGCTTGTTCCGATGATAACGATAATTCAGCAGTAGATGTGAGTAAATTTGTTACACAAATGGAAGGTGTCCGCGATGAAATGGTACAGTTAAGAGATAATGTCCAATATGGCGATAAGAAAGATATGTATCCGCAGGAGAGCAAATATATATTAGACGATGCTGTGATACAGATAGAAAAAACGATCCGTTATTTTAAGAATGGAACAGAAACAGATCCTACCCAGAATAAGACGGATGAGGCTATTGCCGCTGCGAATAAAGCGATTGCTGACTTTAAGGCAACACAGCGGACCGAAGATTTACCCCCTGAATTTAAAGATGCTGAATTATATGTTAATGGCAAAAATGGTGGATATATTGACTTTGGATATAGCTCTGATTATTCTAATTTTGGTGAGTCGGGTAAACAGGCTTTTACAGTAGAACTGTGGTTTAAGTTAAAATATACGGAAGGCTTTGGTAGTATAGTTTCATGCTTTAATGAAGATGGTGAAACTCAGACTCGTAAAGGCTGGGTTATCAACAATTTTGATAATTCAAGAGTGCGTATGACCATCGGGCTTGAGAACTGGGGTTTGATGGAACCCGGAGTGAATTTTGGAACTACCGGAGAATGGGCTCACTTTGCAGCCGTTATAGATGAGAATGGTATCAATGGGGAATCGGCAGTTATTAAAGTTTATCTGAATGGAGAATTGAAGGATCAGGCTACAGCACAAGTCGGGAAAAATTATCTGTCGAATTATCTTGAAACCTCGATGGTTGCATTTGGCCAGCCTGCAGGAGTAGGCGGAATGACGGATGCCTGGAGACTGTCTGGATATATCAAAGACTTCCATATCTGGAAATCTGCGAAAACAGAAGAGGAAGTAAGGAAAATAATGGATAAAGAAATTATTGTTACCGGTTCCGAATCAGATCTGGTTTGTGGATGGAAATTTACATCTACTGTAGAGAATAATGAAGATATAAAAGACCTGACCGGAAAATATTCTGCGAAGTTGGTTGGCGAGTATCAATGGATTACTGTTGACTGATATTTACCGCAATCAGTAGTTGAAATTCGGATTCATCTTTCTAATAAAAGAAATGAGTAAATTCTGTTAATTTTTTTAACTACGGATTCGTATTACTTATAAGCAAGTAAGTGTACTTTATCTTTGTATGAAGATTCGTATACTTACTTGTTAGCTTTTTGAAGGATTAAAATTCGTATATTGTAACTGATTCTTTTGATTAATACCTTTTGTAAGAATTATTCCTGAATAAAATAAAATTATTGACGTATGAAAGAGCAATCGAATAAGTGCTTTATAATTAGTGTATTCCTGATTTATTTGATAGGCTGTAAAACGAATCAGAGTATTAAAGACACTGGCTATAGAAGTTCTTTTTCCTTGGATGGGAATTCTATAAACATATATTCGGCAAGTATTGTAGATACTATAGATATAATTCTATTATCAGATACTCATTTGTCGATGAAAGATGATCGGGAGAAACCCTATGAAGAATATAGTAAACGTATGTCCGGAGCATATGCGATAACCAGACATTATCAAACAGGAGAAGAAACCAATCCTCAACAGGCATTCGTTGAAACAATTGAAATAGGCAAAAAGAAAAATATTGATCTATTGGTACTTGCAGGTGATATATTCAGTTATCCTTCGGAACGGGCTGTAGAATGGGTTGACTCCGTCCTTATCGAGTCTAAATTGAAATATGTCTACACAACAGGAAATCATGACTGGCATTATGAAGGGATGCAAGGAACCTCTCAAAAGCTGAGACAAACCTGGATAAATAACAGACTTATCTCTTTATATCAAGAACGTAATCCTTTGTTCTTTTCTGTTACGATAAAGGGTGTTAAGCTCATTGCAATAGACAATTCTACATATGAAATATCGTCCGAACAACTTACCTTTTTTCAACAAGAAGCAGCTTCTGGTCTACCTCTTATTCTGGTAATGCATATTCCTCTATATATGCCGGGACGCCCGGTTAATTATG
The Dysgonomonas mossii DNA segment above includes these coding regions:
- a CDS encoding glycoside hydrolase family 99 protein, with the translated sequence MKEKLLIIGCSLLALFMLISYTGCSSDNGEDIVTPESPEDGDNETLDYNTICFYYDWYGNEEFDGGMSHWAHAIAPNPNGGSSPGTIPGTEGNIASNFYPELGRYSNRDPEIVKKHMEMFKKARIGVAAVSWWNEKTAAEADKNQLLLDEAQKVGVKVCFHLEPYSGRNPENLKENMKKLIDKYGNHPAFYKVDGKPMFFIYDSYNIEAEEWAKLLSPNGAITIRNTAYDSYVIGLWLDNVDKQGPVILNSHFDGFYTYFSSLGFNYGSTPTNWNTMQKWAENNNKIFIPSVGPGYIDTRIRPWNTPATRNRNNGRYYDVMYGKAIESKASFISITSFNEWHEGSQIEPATPYTGSAFTYLDYESLAPDYYLTRTAHWIKEFRKSRN
- a CDS encoding LamG-like jellyroll fold domain-containing protein, translating into MKKKNMLTIQILLFVSVFLFSCNNNLDLNEKTEDNTNTSVLKNTALSTENLDYNTFGFYYNWYGNAEFDNGYFHWGHDILPGPGQSTSPGYIPGTNGDIAANFYPQLGTYSSKDPVLIRMHMEMFVRSRVGVVALSWWNESGTSEPEKISSLLNIANEYGLKVCFHIEPYSGRNAASMKESITHLIDTYGGHPAFYRLKGKPVFFIYDSYLTSASDWATLLSPGGSRTIRNTPYDSHVIGLWLNNMSSQPSVILGANFDGFYTYFASDGFTFGSTSSNWASMQTWAKQNNKLFIPSVGPGYIDTRVRPWNDATTRNRNNGQYYDNMYRKAIDTGTEYISITSFNEWHEGSQIEPAVPFSSSSFTYSDYGSLSPDYYLDRTAYWVSEFVKNKQQARAELYINGRDGGYIDFGHSPEYSNFGENGKQAFTVELWLKLKYTEAFGSVVSCFNEDSQTQTRKGWVINSFHNSRLRMTLGLENWGLLEPGFDFSTTGQWVHFAAVVDENGINEEQINGKPVVLKVYQNGILKDQSTSFDGGNYLSNYLQTPMIAFGQPAGVGGMTSDWRLSGYIKDFHIWKSAKSEGTIRKIMNKDIDVTGFEPDLVCGWRFNSVPVNNQDIKDLTGRYSARLVGDYQWISLQ
- a CDS encoding DUF4972 domain-containing protein; the protein is MKHIFNFLTLLAFSLLVFSACSDDNDNSAVDVSKFVTQMEGVRDEMVQLRDNVQYGDKKDMYPQESKYILDDAVIQIEKTIRYFKNGTETDPTQNKTDEAIAAANKAIADFKATQRTEDLPPEFKDAELYVNGKNGGYIDFGYSSDYSNFGESGKQAFTVELWFKLKYTEGFGSIVSCFNEDGETQTRKGWVINNFDNSRVRMTIGLENWGLMEPGVNFGTTGEWAHFAAVIDENGINGESAVIKVYLNGELKDQATAQVGKNYLSNYLETSMVAFGQPAGVGGMTDAWRLSGYIKDFHIWKSAKTEEEVRKIMDKEIIVTGSESDLVCGWKFTSTVENNEDIKDLTGKYSAKLVGEYQWITVD
- a CDS encoding metallophosphoesterase family protein, producing the protein MKEQSNKCFIISVFLIYLIGCKTNQSIKDTGYRSSFSLDGNSINIYSASIVDTIDIILLSDTHLSMKDDREKPYEEYSKRMSGAYAITRHYQTGEETNPQQAFVETIEIGKKKNIDLLVLAGDIFSYPSERAVEWVDSVLIESKLKYVYTTGNHDWHYEGMQGTSQKLRQTWINNRLISLYQERNPLFFSVTIKGVKLIAIDNSTYEISSEQLTFFQQEAASGLPLILVMHIPLYMPGRPVNYGCAHPDWKKENDKLYELERREPWREEGHTKTTMQFREEVLKTSNLLGVFAGHIHKQSLDVVDGLPLFVVKENASGNYYNIKIIPLK